The DNA window ATTATTACAGTACCCAGCGATTCAAAGGAAAATAGAGGATAAATTAGAGGAAAGGTTTGCTGCGGAGAAAGCAAGAATCGAAGATGAGCATCGAAAAGTATTGAACCAAACAGAACAGCTGCGTAGAAAAAAAGAGCATTTGCTCGTTGAGATGGAAGAGATCGAAAGACAGATAAAGGAAACGGAAGAAAGATTAAAAAAAGCCGATGAAGCATTGGAGTTAAAGATCAAGGAAATGAAAGATAACATTTTCCGGACTTTGGCTGATTTACTCCCTTTCGCAAATTTAGGGTTAAATGTCTCCACGCATAACGAATCAAACGATCGAAATCATTCGCAATGGGTGGTGAAGGATGTTGATGAAACAACAGTTTATTATGAAGATATAAATCATTTAATGACATCCATTGCAGAAAACCTATGCATGATTGGCATGCAGGAGAATAAAGCATGGTTGATAGCGAAAACGATCATCGGAGCGATCTTGTTTCGTAAACCAGTCGTGGTCAAAGGAGAATTTAGTTTTGAACTGTCACAGGCAATCGGCTGGGCGGTTGCAGGAAACGATCATCTAACGGTTTTTCCAGATATAAAGAATTTTACTAATAAAACGTTGATCAATTGCTTTTCTCGTTATACACGGCCTGACTGTGTAAAGTCTCTTCATTTATGCCAAATTGAAAATTCGCCCGCTGAATTGTATTTACAATCGTTTCTCGACTATTGGCGCGTGTCTATTGATGAGTCGTTGCCAGAATTGATTTTGATAAGCATAAAAGAAGAAAGTGAGTTGACCGATTCGTTCATTCAAAAGCTATCGTTTTCGCCTGTGATCAGCGCAGACGAAATGACGACAACTCCTGATATTCTCTCATTAAGAAAGACACATCGCTTAGTCTTCGGCTCCATCCCTGCACATTTACTTGTAGAAGGTAAAATATTAAAGGAGAAATCCAGTGAGTTCAACAATTTTTTGGAAATTGTGCAAGAAGTCATGTCGTTTACGAAACAAAAAGAAGCATTTAAAAAATGGTTTCGGTTATTAGAGGATGAACGGCTCAAGGAAGAAGCTGTGTCTGTATGGGTCGTCAAGGTGCTACTGCAGCCGTATGTTGCCCGTGAGCAGGCAAAGAAGATCTTAGAAGAGTTTGACAGCGAGAATATTTTGATTTAGTAAGGGTGTGGAGCTCGAGAGATGTTGACAGATGCATGGAAGAATACAATTATACAATTTAGACAAATAAAACGTCATGTCCTTTCTTTGGTGCACTTTTATGCATTCGAGGACTATAAAATGAACCCGGTGCATTTTCAGCGGCTTATCCCGCCTTTGCAAAGATTGCTAAAGGGGCGCTTTTTTGAAGATCTTCGAAACGTTATGAAAGAAGAAGATCAAACCGAAGCACAGTCATTGCTCGAACTGTTATCTGGTTTGGGGGAAATATTGAAGCTTGCCAATGGATATTATTTGCCGTTGCCCCCGCGCTGTGTCGAACTTCCCGTGTCTAAAAGCTTGGTTGTGCTTAGCAACCCTGAAGGAAAGAGCGACAAGTATTACGGGTGCGGCAGCGGTTATATGGAAGAGGGCAGTCATGTTCCAACGTTGATGATTGACGAATGGATGCCTTCACCGACTGTAAATGAATTTATCGAAACGCTCAAATTGCAGAACCCAGTAAAACTAAACGATGAACCAACAGAACTATTTTTGCCTCAAAAACGGCGCAAATGGCACCCATTTCAAATGAATCTTGCATCAAAGTCTGATTGTTATATTGCTAGGTATGCATTAAAAAACAGTCAACCGCTCTACTTTTGGGTTGAGAACATGGGGAGGGGTGATGCGCGTTATTACAAGATACCCGAATATTATTTAGAAACGGCCAAGTATGCCTTAGAGTATAAGGCTCAGGTGAAAACAACGATAAAGTGTGCAAAAATTCGTGAGGATGTTATTTATGTCCGTCTTTTTAAAAAGTTTCCTGTGTTTGAACAAAAGATGGCGATGCTTTTTTGTTTCCCGCTTTCCTTTATCAAACCGATTGAGTGGATTGTGCCTTTGTGGCATTATTCAGATTTTATTTGGGTTTTGCGGCGCTTGGGGATTGATGAGGATTCAATACGATGGGAAGGAGTCGAAATGGGATGATGGAATTTACCATTAACTCCGTTTCTGCACGGCTGCATCAAAAATTGCGCGAATATATTGAAGCGCAATATCCAATCAGCCATCCCTCTTTGCTGTTAGAGCGCAGAGAGTTATTGGATTCACCAGGGGTCATTTCGAAGGAGCCGTATATTGAGGCCACTCCTGTTTATGAGCTGGGGCCTGCCTATAAGCAGATGAATTTGCCTGCACATTGCAAAGAAGCAATGACTTATTTTTCGGAGTTGTCTCCTAGTGTAGGAATTTATAAGAGGCCGTACGCCCATCAGCAGGAGGCGCTTGAATCATTTTTAGTGGATGGACATGATTTAGTTGTAGCGACTGGAACCGGCTCAGGTAAAACGGAATCATTCTTACATCCCATTTTAAACTCATTAATTGATGAAGGATTTAATAGAAGGGAACAGTTTCAAACACATGCGGTTCGGGCGTTAATACTATATCCGATGAATGCGCTAGTCAGCGATCAAATCACAAGATTGCGCCAGCTTTTTGGTGATGAGAGAGTGTCCAAGTACTTTCGGGATCATTTCGGTCGTCATCCATTATTTGGTATGTACACATCAAGAACACCTTACCCGGGAGAGCGGACAAAGGAAAAAGACGACTACCAGTTGAAGGAGATTATTGACTATTATTTGGATATTGAAAAGAATCGGCCGCAGCTGGCGCTGGAAATGAAAAAAAGAGGCAAATGGATAGCGAAAAATTTAACAAACTTCCGTTCAGGCAAAAGAGGCGACTGGAAATCTCGATATTTGACCTCTCCTGATGACCGGGAATTGTTTACTAGACACGAGATGCAAACGACTCCCCCGGATATTTTGGTAACGAACTATTCCATGCTGGAGTATATGTTGATGCGCCCGATTGAGCGGCCAATTTGGGAGAAAACAAGACAATGGCTTGCAGAAGATGAAGCGAACACATTGATTCTAGTGCTTGATGAGGCGCATATGTACCGAGGAACGAGCGGTGCAGAGGTGGCTCTACTCATTAGAAGGCTGCAGGCAAGATTAGGAATTACACGCGATCGATTGCGCTGCATTCTAACGAGTGCAAGTTTGGGCGCGGAGGATGATGATTCGGCGGCTATTGAATTTGCTGAACAATTAACGGGTAAACTGAAAAAACGTTCGTTTAAGTTGATCAAAGGAGTGAAAGAAAAAAGAAAGCCCGGAAGAATTGGCACGACAGAAGAGGCCTATGCATTCGCCTTGCTAGACAGCGAGCAGTTTACCAATCGCATTCATCAGTACGATACATTGCGGTCGAATCTCCAGGCTGTAGCAAAGCGGCTTGGATGGGGAGATGTCCCATATAATTTAGATGAGTTGCCGTCGTATCTATATAAAAGTTTAGACGGATTTGGACCGCTCGAATTAATTATTGAACAAATAAGCGGAAATGCTAAAAAGTTCAGCGATATTGCCAAGTTGGTATTTCCAAGTGTCGATATGAAAATGGCCCAAAAAGCGACGAGCCATTTATTAATGTTGGCCAATGCAGCTAAAAATAATGAGCGAGTGTTATTGCCGGTAAGGATCCATTTATTCTTTAAAGGTGTATCAGGCATTTATGTCTGCACCAATCCGAAATGTGAGGAAAAAAGAGTAAAAGGAAACGATTCGATTTTAGGAAAAATGTATGATTCTCCGAAATTACAATGTACTTGCAGCAAGGAAGCAAGGGTCTACGAATTGCTTACCCATCGAAAATGTGGAACTGCATTTATTCGAGGGTATATATCGAAAAAGGACCGCAACTACTTATGGGCTGAAAAAGGGAAAGGCATTGTTGGCGAGGAGTTGACAGAGATTCATTTGCTGGTTGAACCGCCCCATGAAAAAATACAAAAAGGAGAGCGATCGGTGCGTCCTGTATGGCTCGATATCAGGACGGGATATTTAATGAAGTCGCCGCCGGAAGATCCTGAAGGTTATCTAAAATTGTATTTGCCTCATGATGAGGCAAATAAGAACAAAAAGAAAAAGCAAACAGTTACATTCCAACAATGTCCGTGCTGTATGAGAAAAGTGCAGGGAACGATTACGGACTTAAAAACAAAAGGTGAGCAGCCTTTTGCTAATTTAGTTCGCGAGCAATTTTTATTGCAACCTCCGGTAAAGCTGAATAAACAATTGCCTAATGAGGGACGGAAAGTGCTGCTGTTTTCTGACGGACGCCAAAAGGCTGCACGTCTTGCCAGGGATATTCCCCATGAAGTAGAGCTTGACTCTTTTAGACAGTCCATTTTATTGGCGGCTCAAAAATTAATTGATCAGGATATTGAACCGAAACTGAGCGGCGCTTTATATTGTTCGTTGTTGCAAGTGATTGATGAGCATAAATTATACTTTTTTGAAGGACAGGATCGAAAATCGTTGGCCTATCATGTTCAAATTTTACATGAGGATTTTGATGGCGACTATGAGGAGCTGATTGACAACGGCGACATTGAACCGCTGCCTCGTTTCAAAACAGAACTTCTTCGCCAGCTTTGCCATCCACTCTACTCGGTTTATACAACGGCCACAGGCTACGTAGAGCCTGTTAAAAGAGAAATGGCAAGAGTAGAAAGAAAGCTAAAAGAGATATTGTCGAAGGAAGACATTTATGTACTGACTATGCTGTTCATTCAAGAAATGTTGGATAGAGTGGCCGTAGATTCAACCATTCATTTCTATGAGAGGCTGAAGATTAGAGGGTTCGGGGGCGATGATTGGGGAGTTGAGAAAGGTTATATACCGAAAAACTTAGAGAATATCATTCATCTTTATGTTCAAAGTGAGGAGCATAAGAAGGAAATTGTCGATGCATTGTTTAAATTGTGTACAGAATCGGAAGGGAGATATTATTTATCCCCTAGAAAATTAAAACTGATTCCCGGCATTTATACAACCTGGTATAAATGTAATGATTGCAAAGAAATGAATATCGTTGTAGCAAAAAACAAATGTGTGAATTGTTTATCGGAAAATATCGAGATATTAGACGTGAATAGTAAACGGTTGGATTCAGAAAAAGGATTTTGGCGTTCACCTATACAAAAAATATTGACAAACCATGAGAAAATTTCGAACATCACCGTTGAAGAGCATACCGCTCAACTGTCGCAAAAGGATGCGAAAATAGCGATCGCAACAACAGAAGAGTACGAATTGCGGTTCCAAGATATCATATTAGATGTTTTAGAAGGACCTGTCGATATTTTAAGCTGTACAACCACAATGGAAGTCGGCATCGACATCGGTTCACTGACTGCCGTTGGACTACGAAATGTTCCGCCACAACGGGAGAACTACCAGCAGCGTGCGGGACGTGCTGGACGTAGGGGAACGGCTTTATCGACCGTAGTTACTTATGCCCAGGGAGGGCCGCACGATTATTATTATTTTCAACAGCCTGAAAAAATGATCAGCGGTTCGGCTCGCAAACCCATTGTTTATATTGATAATAAAAAAATCACCAAAAGGCATTTGAACGCATTTCTCATTCAAACGTATTTTCATGAAAACGTTTCTACAAGTACCGTTGCGTCAAGCATTCTCAGCAGTTCGTTAGGTGATACAAAATCATTTTTTGAAGGTACTCCTCCTTTTAATTATGAGCAGTTTAAAAAATGGCTGAATGACAATATAGCCTGTCGTTTTCGCGACTATCCGGTGATTTTTGACTTGATTCCGGATGGGGTTGTTTCGACAGAAGGAATATTAGACGGGAATATGGTAGAGCGAAAATGGTATATTGTTAAGGAAGCATGTAATGAGCTAGTAAGCGAGTTGGAACGGAATTATGAGAAAGTCAAACATACAATACAACCCATCGATGGTGACGATATAGCGGAAGTAAATCCGAACGATAAATTTCTCGATTTTTTGTTCAATCACGGCTTGCTTCCAACCTATGCATTTCCACAAGATTTATGCAGTTTTTACATCGAAGGGAAGGATGAAAGAACGGGGAGAATAATCGTTAAACAACGACCGCAATTGGAGATAAACAGAGCGTTGAGCGAGTATGCGCCAGGAAGACAAATTGTTGTTGATAAGAAAACATATCGAATAGGGGGAATTTATGTACCTAATCCACACGATCCGTTAAAACCGGCTAAAGATTTGTTGCTGGACAGTTTGCCGGTTATCACTTATTGTGAATCGTGCTTATTTGTTTCTTTGGATCCAATCCAAACGAAAAAATGTTCAGTGTGTGGTGGTGAGTTGAAAAACAGTCCGTTGTTGCGACCAACGGGGTTTTCGCCTGAGAAAGGGATGGAGGTGAAGGAAGGAGATAGGGAGCAGGAATTCACCTATGCAGTTCCTCCTCAGTTACCTATTCCTGTGTCTGGCGAAAAACTAAGTTTGAAGGCTTATTCAGGTTCAGAGCGGCTTCAATATGCTAATGAGATGAACAAACAGCTTATCGTCATGAATAAAGGGACGGATCGACAGGAAGGATTCGAAATCTGCACGGATTGTGGGGCTATTTGGCCGGCAGGGGAGAGTGAACATAAATTGGCTCATGATGTACCTTACAGGTTGAAAACACATCTTGGTCAA is part of the Geobacillus sp. 46C-IIa genome and encodes:
- a CDS encoding DUF1998 domain-containing protein, with amino-acid sequence MMEFTINSVSARLHQKLREYIEAQYPISHPSLLLERRELLDSPGVISKEPYIEATPVYELGPAYKQMNLPAHCKEAMTYFSELSPSVGIYKRPYAHQQEALESFLVDGHDLVVATGTGSGKTESFLHPILNSLIDEGFNRREQFQTHAVRALILYPMNALVSDQITRLRQLFGDERVSKYFRDHFGRHPLFGMYTSRTPYPGERTKEKDDYQLKEIIDYYLDIEKNRPQLALEMKKRGKWIAKNLTNFRSGKRGDWKSRYLTSPDDRELFTRHEMQTTPPDILVTNYSMLEYMLMRPIERPIWEKTRQWLAEDEANTLILVLDEAHMYRGTSGAEVALLIRRLQARLGITRDRLRCILTSASLGAEDDDSAAIEFAEQLTGKLKKRSFKLIKGVKEKRKPGRIGTTEEAYAFALLDSEQFTNRIHQYDTLRSNLQAVAKRLGWGDVPYNLDELPSYLYKSLDGFGPLELIIEQISGNAKKFSDIAKLVFPSVDMKMAQKATSHLLMLANAAKNNERVLLPVRIHLFFKGVSGIYVCTNPKCEEKRVKGNDSILGKMYDSPKLQCTCSKEARVYELLTHRKCGTAFIRGYISKKDRNYLWAEKGKGIVGEELTEIHLLVEPPHEKIQKGERSVRPVWLDIRTGYLMKSPPEDPEGYLKLYLPHDEANKNKKKKQTVTFQQCPCCMRKVQGTITDLKTKGEQPFANLVREQFLLQPPVKLNKQLPNEGRKVLLFSDGRQKAARLARDIPHEVELDSFRQSILLAAQKLIDQDIEPKLSGALYCSLLQVIDEHKLYFFEGQDRKSLAYHVQILHEDFDGDYEELIDNGDIEPLPRFKTELLRQLCHPLYSVYTTATGYVEPVKREMARVERKLKEILSKEDIYVLTMLFIQEMLDRVAVDSTIHFYERLKIRGFGGDDWGVEKGYIPKNLENIIHLYVQSEEHKKEIVDALFKLCTESEGRYYLSPRKLKLIPGIYTTWYKCNDCKEMNIVVAKNKCVNCLSENIEILDVNSKRLDSEKGFWRSPIQKILTNHEKISNITVEEHTAQLSQKDAKIAIATTEEYELRFQDIILDVLEGPVDILSCTTTMEVGIDIGSLTAVGLRNVPPQRENYQQRAGRAGRRGTALSTVVTYAQGGPHDYYYFQQPEKMISGSARKPIVYIDNKKITKRHLNAFLIQTYFHENVSTSTVASSILSSSLGDTKSFFEGTPPFNYEQFKKWLNDNIACRFRDYPVIFDLIPDGVVSTEGILDGNMVERKWYIVKEACNELVSELERNYEKVKHTIQPIDGDDIAEVNPNDKFLDFLFNHGLLPTYAFPQDLCSFYIEGKDERTGRIIVKQRPQLEINRALSEYAPGRQIVVDKKTYRIGGIYVPNPHDPLKPAKDLLLDSLPVITYCESCLFVSLDPIQTKKCSVCGGELKNSPLLRPTGFSPEKGMEVKEGDREQEFTYAVPPQLPIPVSGEKLSLKAYSGSERLQYANEMNKQLIVMNKGTDRQEGFEICTDCGAIWPAGESEHKLAHDVPYRLKTHLGQRDSRCRGSIMKVFLGNIFNSDLLLLRMSFDEKVDFHPNHQWVHDGLKTIGEALVLAASRVLDIDYNELLSGYRILPLETKSPQHLYQADVYLFDTLSGGAGYSHIAGEMLPDIIKMAREILHECENHCETSCYKCLRHYSNQFYHHQLNRFVALELLDYIVKGELKALTLTEQQKVLAPIKRMLEIHNEKFEEFEEGGRYLIKVKSKGNCLIGAKNNIERMLVCAYSQPAIAYVSAYEVLHDLPNVYLNVVEGKHQLLV